One segment of Streptomyces roseifaciens DNA contains the following:
- a CDS encoding glycosyltransferase — protein MLTSVLVCAVSLALFWMAAFTLWWQMHAWRTPETLAATRFEPAADTGALSFSLLVPARHEQAVLEHTVRRLLESTHARYEILVIVGHDDPETAEVAERMAAAAPNRVRVITDTHAVKNKPKALNTALPHCLGDVVGVFDAEDQVHPALLAHVDHAFRSTGADVVQGGVQLINFHSSWYSLRNCLEYFFWFRSRLHLHAEKGFIPLGGNTVFVRTEVLREADGWDAECLAEDCDLGVRLSSKGKRVVVAYDPEMVTREETPGSLMSLLKQRTRWNQGFLQVYRKRDWHRLPGFGQRMLARYTLMTPFLQAFTGVVVPLNIAVTLLLHVPVYVAVLTFLPAVTAFVTFVFEIVGLHDFGVQYGLRVRFVHYLKLVLGGPFYQLLLAGAAIRAVWREQRGRNEWELTAHAGAHLTREDVTT, from the coding sequence TTGCTCACGTCCGTATTGGTCTGCGCCGTGTCACTGGCGCTGTTCTGGATGGCCGCCTTCACGCTGTGGTGGCAAATGCACGCCTGGCGCACGCCCGAGACGCTCGCCGCGACCCGTTTCGAGCCGGCCGCCGACACCGGCGCCCTGTCGTTCTCCCTGCTGGTGCCCGCCCGGCACGAGCAGGCCGTCCTCGAGCACACCGTCAGACGCCTGCTGGAGTCCACGCACGCGCGCTACGAGATCCTCGTGATCGTCGGGCACGACGACCCGGAGACCGCGGAGGTCGCCGAGCGGATGGCCGCCGCCGCGCCCAACCGCGTCCGGGTGATCACCGACACCCACGCCGTGAAGAACAAGCCCAAGGCCCTCAACACCGCACTCCCTCACTGCCTGGGCGACGTGGTGGGCGTCTTCGACGCCGAGGACCAGGTGCACCCGGCGCTGCTCGCGCACGTCGACCACGCCTTCCGCAGCACCGGCGCCGACGTCGTGCAGGGCGGCGTCCAGCTCATCAACTTCCACTCCAGCTGGTACAGCCTGCGCAACTGCCTGGAGTACTTCTTCTGGTTCCGCAGCCGGCTGCACCTGCACGCGGAGAAGGGCTTCATCCCGCTCGGCGGCAACACCGTCTTCGTCCGCACCGAGGTGCTGCGCGAGGCGGACGGCTGGGACGCCGAGTGCCTCGCCGAGGACTGCGACCTGGGCGTCCGGCTCTCCAGCAAGGGCAAGCGCGTCGTCGTCGCCTACGACCCCGAGATGGTCACCCGCGAGGAGACGCCGGGCTCGCTGATGAGCCTGCTCAAGCAGCGCACCCGCTGGAACCAGGGCTTCCTGCAGGTCTACCGCAAGCGCGACTGGCACCGGCTGCCCGGCTTCGGGCAGCGGATGCTCGCCCGCTACACGCTGATGACACCGTTCCTGCAGGCCTTCACCGGCGTGGTCGTGCCGCTCAACATCGCCGTGACGCTCCTGCTCCACGTCCCCGTGTACGTCGCGGTGCTCACTTTCCTGCCGGCCGTCACCGCCTTCGTCACCTTCGTCTTCGAGATCGTCGGCCTGCACGACTTCGGCGTGCAGTACGGCCTGCGCGTGCGCTTCGTGCACTACCTCAAGCTCGTCCTCGGCGGGCCCTTCTACCAGCTGCTCCTCGCCGGAGCCGCGATCCGCGCGGTCTGGCGCGAGCAGCGGGGCCGCAACGAGTGGGAGCTCACCGCCCACGCCGGCGCGCACCTCACCCGAGAGGACGTCACGACGTGA
- a CDS encoding ATP-binding protein gives MPEESPLLKSLRAAVDAAPDDVPLRLHLAQLLLDAGHVQDAISQVAAALQREPGNAEAQALIARAVAPPVTAPAAAPAQAPAQAAPAPVPVPAEAPDGAPAEPPRYDWKQAEDELSDVIPPRFVETSEQEPEPGQQSQSHPQPLSADGEDDPAGVSAWDVENADLSLADVGGMDQVKERLQAAFLAPMRNPELRRLYGKSLRGGLLMYGPPGCGKTYIARAVAGELGARFMTVSITDVLDMWIGNSERNLRELFETARRNAPCVVFLDELDALGAKRSQLRHSGLRTTVNQLLTELDGVDARANEGLFVLAATNHPWDVDPALRRPGRLDRTVLVLPPDESARESILRHHLKDRPVARIDLRKLVKRTDGFSGADLRHLCESAAERALMDSVRTGQARMIETDDLLAALTQLRPSTGPWFDSARSVAQFANEGGQYDELLAYLKKKRML, from the coding sequence ATGCCCGAAGAGTCCCCGCTCCTCAAGAGCCTGCGTGCGGCCGTCGACGCCGCGCCCGACGACGTGCCCCTGCGCCTGCACCTCGCCCAGCTGCTCCTCGACGCGGGGCACGTCCAGGACGCGATCTCCCAGGTCGCCGCGGCCCTGCAGCGGGAACCGGGCAACGCGGAGGCGCAGGCGCTGATCGCCCGCGCCGTCGCCCCGCCGGTGACGGCTCCGGCCGCGGCCCCGGCACAGGCCCCTGCCCAGGCCGCGCCCGCGCCCGTACCCGTGCCCGCCGAGGCCCCGGACGGCGCACCCGCCGAACCGCCCCGCTACGACTGGAAGCAGGCCGAGGACGAGCTGTCCGACGTCATCCCGCCGCGCTTCGTGGAGACCTCGGAGCAGGAGCCGGAGCCGGGTCAGCAGTCGCAGTCGCATCCGCAGCCGCTGTCCGCCGACGGCGAGGACGACCCGGCCGGCGTCAGCGCCTGGGACGTCGAGAACGCGGACCTCTCCCTCGCCGACGTCGGCGGCATGGACCAGGTCAAGGAGCGCCTCCAGGCCGCCTTCCTCGCCCCCATGCGCAACCCCGAGCTCCGCAGGCTCTACGGCAAGAGCCTGCGCGGCGGACTGCTGATGTACGGGCCGCCCGGCTGCGGCAAGACGTACATCGCCCGGGCCGTCGCCGGCGAGCTGGGCGCCCGCTTCATGACGGTCAGCATCACCGACGTCCTCGACATGTGGATCGGCAACTCCGAGCGCAACCTGCGCGAACTCTTCGAGACGGCCCGCCGCAACGCCCCCTGCGTCGTCTTCCTCGACGAGCTGGACGCCCTCGGCGCCAAGCGCAGCCAGCTCCGCCACTCCGGCCTGCGCACCACGGTCAACCAGCTGCTGACCGAGCTGGACGGCGTGGACGCCCGGGCCAACGAGGGCCTGTTCGTGCTCGCCGCCACCAACCACCCCTGGGACGTCGACCCCGCCCTGCGCCGCCCCGGCCGCCTCGACCGCACGGTCCTGGTCCTGCCGCCGGACGAGTCCGCCCGCGAGTCGATCCTGCGCCACCACCTCAAGGACCGCCCGGTGGCCCGCATCGACCTGCGCAAGCTGGTCAAGCGCACGGACGGCTTCTCCGGCGCGGACCTCCGTCACCTGTGCGAGAGCGCAGCCGAGCGCGCCCTGATGGACTCGGTCCGCACCGGCCAGGCCCGCATGATCGAGACCGACGACCTGCTCGCGGCCCTCACCCAGCTCCGGCCCTCGACGGGCCCGTGGTTCGACTCGGCCCGCAGCGTCGCCCAGTTCGCCAACGAGGGAGGGCAGTACGACGAACTGCTCGCGTACCTCAAGAAGAAGAGGATGCTGTGA
- a CDS encoding tetratricopeptide repeat protein: MSNTPYGGGHPNVARAEALLSVGRTDEACDLLTAHTKEVSHKDADVYALLACCFYRKQAWPACLVMAESTLKLSPSHTDGHIYRSEALWRLGRADEAVTAAREAVRISPHHQTPYQSLSAALRAAGDLDGALAAANESVRVSPESVNSHFARYSVLMDMGDKAGAQQVMRDVLSFAPEDADARAILAGLKDEARELRLPELAKEYTAALGSDPTSAYITAKLEDVALRLVRRTRWVALICLLYAAVVSRAFPTGDDPTSLPAPLGPRMWFFFLMCVGWGLCIWRTYFKLPKGAQLTLLSVIRRALAAKLAVAHSLWGTLCAVLLVTVPWTDRGYEQALVWIGAVPVVLAMWWGNARRRNEREEAEKAKQKRLKSARERESQAAR, encoded by the coding sequence GTGAGCAATACCCCCTACGGCGGCGGGCACCCGAACGTGGCCCGGGCCGAGGCGCTGCTGAGCGTCGGCCGGACCGACGAAGCCTGTGACCTCCTCACCGCGCACACGAAGGAGGTCTCCCACAAGGACGCCGACGTCTACGCCCTGCTCGCCTGCTGCTTCTACCGGAAGCAGGCGTGGCCGGCATGCCTGGTCATGGCGGAGTCCACGCTCAAGCTCAGCCCCTCCCACACCGACGGCCACATCTACCGCAGCGAGGCGCTGTGGCGCCTCGGCCGTGCGGACGAGGCCGTCACCGCGGCCCGCGAGGCGGTACGGATCTCGCCGCACCACCAGACGCCCTACCAGTCGCTGTCGGCGGCCCTGCGCGCCGCCGGCGATCTCGACGGGGCGCTGGCGGCCGCGAACGAGTCCGTGCGCGTCAGCCCGGAGTCCGTGAACTCGCACTTCGCCCGGTACTCCGTCCTGATGGACATGGGCGACAAGGCCGGTGCGCAGCAGGTGATGCGCGACGTCCTGAGCTTCGCCCCCGAGGACGCCGATGCGCGCGCCATCCTCGCGGGGCTCAAGGACGAGGCCCGCGAGCTCAGGCTGCCGGAGCTGGCCAAGGAGTACACCGCCGCACTGGGGTCGGACCCCACGAGCGCGTACATCACCGCCAAGCTGGAGGACGTCGCCCTGCGCCTGGTGCGCCGCACCCGCTGGGTCGCGCTGATCTGCCTCCTGTACGCGGCCGTCGTCTCCCGGGCCTTCCCGACGGGCGACGACCCGACCTCCCTGCCCGCGCCGCTCGGCCCGCGGATGTGGTTCTTCTTCCTGATGTGCGTGGGCTGGGGGCTGTGCATCTGGCGCACGTACTTCAAGCTGCCGAAGGGCGCCCAGCTCACCCTGCTGTCGGTGATCCGGCGCGCCCTCGCCGCGAAGCTGGCCGTGGCGCACTCGCTGTGGGGCACGCTCTGCGCGGTGCTGCTGGTGACCGTGCCGTGGACGGACCGGGGCTACGAGCAGGCGCTCGTGTGGATCGGCGCCGTGCCCGTGGTGCTGGCCATGTGGTGGGGGAACGCCCGGCGGCGCAACGAGCGCGAGGAGGCCGAGAAGGCGAAGCAGAAGCGGCTGAAGAGCGCCCGCGAGAGGGAATCGCAGGCCGCCCGGTAA
- a CDS encoding ribonuclease Z, giving the protein MSVRELVVLGTASQVPTRHRNHNGYVLLWDGTGLLFDPGEGTQRQMLRAGVAAHDLNRLCVTHFHGDHSLGLAGVIQRINLDQVPHPVTAHYPRSGKRFFERLRYATAYRETVQLAEEPVSGAGGVLAEEPSYRLEARKLSHPVESYGYRLVEPDGRRMLPEKLAAHGIGGPDVGRLQREGAVGGVTLDEVSEVRRGQRFAFVMDTRLCDGVYELAEGCDMLVIESTFTDEDAALAADHGHLTAGQAGRVAAEAGVRHLVLTHFSQRYDDPAVFEREARAGGFEGELSVARDLMRIPVPKRR; this is encoded by the coding sequence TTGTCCGTACGTGAACTCGTCGTCCTGGGCACCGCCAGCCAGGTGCCCACGCGGCACCGCAACCACAACGGCTACGTCCTGCTCTGGGACGGCACCGGCCTGCTCTTCGACCCGGGCGAGGGGACCCAGCGGCAGATGCTGCGCGCCGGGGTGGCGGCGCACGACCTGAACCGGCTGTGCGTCACCCACTTCCACGGCGACCACTCCCTCGGCCTCGCCGGGGTGATCCAGCGCATCAACCTGGACCAGGTGCCGCACCCCGTCACCGCGCACTACCCGCGCAGCGGCAAGCGCTTCTTCGAGCGCCTGCGCTATGCCACCGCCTACCGCGAGACGGTGCAGCTGGCCGAGGAGCCCGTCTCCGGCGCGGGCGGGGTCCTGGCGGAGGAGCCCTCGTACCGCCTGGAGGCCCGCAAGCTCTCGCACCCGGTCGAGTCCTACGGCTACCGTCTGGTCGAGCCCGACGGGCGGCGCATGCTGCCCGAGAAGCTCGCCGCGCACGGCATCGGCGGCCCGGATGTCGGCCGGCTGCAGCGCGAGGGCGCCGTCGGCGGGGTCACCCTGGACGAGGTGAGCGAGGTGCGGCGCGGGCAGCGGTTCGCGTTCGTGATGGACACCCGGCTGTGCGACGGCGTGTACGAGCTCGCCGAGGGCTGCGACATGCTCGTCATCGAGTCGACGTTCACCGACGAGGACGCGGCCCTCGCCGCGGACCACGGCCACCTGACGGCCGGTCAGGCCGGCCGGGTCGCCGCGGAGGCGGGAGTGCGGCATCTTGTGCTGACGCACTTCTCGCAGCGGTACGACGACCCGGCGGTCTTCGAACGGGAGGCCCGTGCGGGCGGCTTCGAGGGTGAGCTCAGCGTAGCCCGGGACCTCATGCGGATCCCGGTGCCGAAGCGCCGATGA
- a CDS encoding 6-phospho-beta-glucosidase, whose amino-acid sequence MRLTILGGGGFRVPLVHRALLDDTRRDTPGRCTELVLYDTDSMRMRVIASVLAAQADGVPGAPSVRIAHSLDDALRGTDFVFSAIRVGGTAGRVLDERIPLSEGVLGQETVGAGGVLYGLRTVLVAMEIAERVAAVAPDAWVINFTNPAGMVTEAMSAVLGRRVIGICDSPVGLVRRAARAAGTDPDRVTFDYVGLNHLGWLRSLCVDGEDLLPRLLADDDALASFEEGKLFGADWLRALGSLPNEYLHYYYFRRETLRSVLESPETRGQFLDQQQSGFFTEAAATPERSYELWERTRLQRESTYMAESRAASGGWQRDSCDLDGGGYDKVALELMRAIARDEPTRLILNVPNGTTVPGLAPEAIIETVCEVDAQGARPLPCKPLREDQLGLMLQLKAVERATIAAAVHEDRDAALRALALHPLVDSPAVAARILERAGRGPVRRPGGETTPLPA is encoded by the coding sequence ATGAGGCTGACGATTCTCGGCGGTGGCGGGTTCCGGGTGCCTCTGGTGCACCGGGCCCTCCTGGACGACACGCGGCGCGACACCCCGGGCCGCTGTACGGAACTCGTGCTCTACGACACCGATTCCATGCGCATGAGAGTGATCGCTTCGGTGCTGGCGGCGCAGGCCGACGGGGTGCCCGGCGCCCCCTCCGTGCGCATCGCGCACAGCCTGGACGACGCGCTGCGCGGCACCGACTTCGTGTTCTCGGCCATCCGGGTGGGCGGCACGGCCGGCCGGGTGCTGGACGAGCGGATCCCCCTGAGCGAAGGGGTGTTGGGGCAGGAGACCGTCGGCGCGGGCGGGGTCCTGTACGGGCTGCGCACGGTGCTGGTGGCCATGGAGATCGCCGAACGCGTGGCGGCGGTCGCCCCCGACGCCTGGGTCATCAACTTCACCAACCCCGCGGGCATGGTGACGGAGGCGATGTCGGCCGTTCTGGGGCGGCGGGTCATCGGCATCTGCGATTCACCCGTGGGGCTGGTGCGGCGGGCGGCGCGGGCCGCCGGAACCGACCCGGATCGGGTGACCTTCGACTACGTGGGACTCAACCACCTCGGCTGGCTCAGATCGCTGTGCGTCGACGGCGAGGACCTCCTGCCGCGCCTGCTCGCGGACGACGACGCCCTCGCCTCCTTCGAGGAGGGCAAGCTCTTCGGCGCGGACTGGCTGCGCGCCCTGGGCTCGCTGCCGAACGAATACCTGCACTACTACTACTTCCGCCGCGAGACCCTGCGCTCGGTGCTGGAATCCCCCGAGACCCGGGGCCAGTTCCTCGACCAGCAGCAGAGCGGCTTCTTCACCGAGGCGGCGGCCACGCCGGAGCGCTCGTACGAGCTGTGGGAGCGCACCCGGCTGCAGCGCGAGTCCACGTACATGGCCGAGAGCCGCGCGGCCAGCGGCGGCTGGCAGCGGGACTCCTGCGACCTGGACGGCGGCGGCTACGACAAGGTGGCGCTCGAACTGATGCGGGCCATCGCCCGGGACGAGCCCACGCGCCTGATCCTCAACGTCCCCAACGGCACGACCGTCCCCGGGCTGGCCCCCGAGGCCATCATCGAGACGGTGTGCGAGGTGGACGCCCAGGGCGCCCGCCCCCTGCCGTGCAAGCCCCTGCGCGAGGACCAGCTGGGGCTGATGCTGCAGCTCAAGGCGGTCGAGCGGGCCACGATCGCGGCCGCGGTGCACGAGGACCGCGACGCGGCGCTGCGCGCCCTCGCCCTGCACCCGCTGGTCGACTCGCCGGCGGTCGCGGCCCGCATCCTGGAGCGGGCCGGGCGCGGGCCCGTCCGGCGCCCGGGAGGGGAGACGACGCCCCTACCCGCGTAG
- a CDS encoding PfkB family carbohydrate kinase produces the protein MTTSSPHSTPRQDIRNGHCPGERTEGFEFQGAAPVLDPLAEVRSADDPPTDVYLTGTVFLDIIFTGLDSAPVRGTESWARGMGSSPGGIANMATALARLGLRTSLAAAFGDDMYGEYCWEALAQGEGIDLGLSRTVAGWHSPVTVSMAYEGERTMVSHGHEAPPPGDGGVPAPECPPPSRACVALLVPGREEEWIARAAARGSRVFADVGWDETGRWDPADLAGLEHCEAFLPNAEEAMRYTRTDCPRAAARALAEKVPVAVVTMGEKGAFAVDSRTGESAEIPAIAVEALDPTGAGDVFVAGFVTGTLAGWPLADRLAFAGLTAALSVQEFGGSLSAPGWVEIAAWWKHVRSYDDQSPAVRRRYAFLDGLLPAAARPWPLRRAVPTLGFRRP, from the coding sequence ATGACGACCTCTTCGCCCCACTCGACGCCCCGGCAGGACATCCGGAACGGGCACTGCCCGGGCGAGCGCACCGAGGGATTCGAGTTCCAGGGGGCGGCTCCCGTCCTCGACCCGCTGGCCGAGGTCCGCTCGGCGGACGACCCGCCCACCGACGTGTACCTGACCGGAACGGTCTTCCTCGACATCATCTTCACGGGCCTGGACTCGGCCCCCGTGCGCGGCACGGAGTCCTGGGCCCGGGGCATGGGGTCGAGCCCGGGCGGCATCGCCAACATGGCCACCGCCCTGGCCCGGCTGGGCCTGCGCACCTCCCTCGCCGCGGCCTTCGGGGACGACATGTACGGCGAGTACTGCTGGGAGGCGCTCGCGCAAGGGGAGGGGATCGATCTCGGCCTGTCGCGCACGGTGGCCGGGTGGCACTCGCCGGTGACCGTCTCGATGGCCTACGAGGGCGAGCGGACGATGGTCTCGCACGGACACGAGGCGCCGCCGCCCGGTGACGGAGGGGTGCCCGCGCCCGAGTGCCCGCCGCCCTCGCGGGCCTGCGTGGCCCTGCTGGTGCCGGGCCGCGAGGAGGAGTGGATCGCCCGGGCGGCGGCCCGGGGCAGCAGGGTCTTCGCGGACGTCGGCTGGGACGAGACCGGCCGCTGGGACCCGGCCGACCTGGCGGGCCTGGAGCACTGCGAGGCCTTCCTGCCCAACGCGGAGGAGGCCATGCGCTACACCCGCACCGACTGCCCGCGGGCCGCGGCCCGCGCGCTCGCCGAGAAGGTCCCGGTCGCCGTCGTCACTATGGGGGAGAAGGGCGCCTTCGCGGTCGACAGCCGGACGGGGGAGAGCGCGGAGATCCCGGCGATCGCCGTCGAGGCGCTCGACCCCACGGGCGCCGGCGACGTCTTCGTCGCGGGCTTCGTCACGGGCACCCTGGCCGGCTGGCCGCTCGCCGACCGGCTCGCCTTCGCCGGGCTGACGGCCGCCCTGTCCGTACAGGAATTCGGAGGGTCTCTGTCGGCCCCCGGGTGGGTCGAGATCGCCGCCTGGTGGAAGCACGTGCGGTCCTACGACGACCAGAGCCCGGCCGTCCGCCGCCGCTACGCCTTCCTCGACGGCCTGCTGCCCGCGGCGGCCCGGCCCTGGCCGCTGCGCCGGGCCGTGCCGACGCTGGGATTCCGCAGACCGTAG
- a CDS encoding glycosyltransferase family 39 protein, protein MTATFPAAPARPAAAPDHATARVAVRPVLRLRRSRPDLLLCGLLLAAVLLVQGWNITGFPGLSDDEGTYLAQAWAVQQGEGLAHYTYWYDHPPLGWIQIAALTWLPSVVSPESLTVAPMRCAMLVVTAASCVLLHVLARRLGLQLWAAGLATALFGLSPLAVVLQREIFLDNLAVMWMLLAFCLAASPRRHLWHHFGAGVAAAVAVLSKETMLVVLPALLVTMWRHSHRDTRKFAVTGAITVCALIGLAYPLFALLNHELFPGPGHVSLVDGITYQMSRAGSGFLLDPSSAAHDVLGSWLYYDRVLPVGGLAAAVVLLASFRRSVTGRALAGPALAVLILAAVAMRTSGYLPAMYIIQALPFLSLALAGAAASVGCALLRTRPGFRRRWYAARWAALVLLAVTAAAYVVPRWYDGNRAALTTDVNGPYRAAKAWLADRGNVPDPARTRVLADDAIWLDLVHAGYAPGTGAIWFYKADLDPAVSRTLPRGWQDLDYVVASPTVRRDASHLPVVKGALEHSEVVAAFGRGEDRIEIRRVGVAAARAGTSPAGTSQAGPPPTGPRVALLEAAP, encoded by the coding sequence GTGACCGCCACCTTCCCCGCCGCCCCGGCCCGCCCGGCGGCGGCCCCTGACCACGCCACGGCCCGGGTGGCCGTACGCCCCGTGCTGCGCCTGCGCCGCTCCCGCCCCGACCTGCTGCTGTGCGGACTGCTGCTGGCGGCCGTCCTGCTCGTCCAGGGCTGGAACATCACCGGCTTCCCGGGCCTGAGCGACGACGAGGGCACGTACCTGGCCCAGGCGTGGGCCGTCCAGCAGGGCGAGGGCCTCGCCCACTACACCTACTGGTACGACCACCCGCCGCTGGGCTGGATCCAGATAGCCGCGCTGACGTGGCTGCCGTCGGTCGTCTCGCCCGAGTCGCTGACGGTCGCCCCGATGCGCTGCGCGATGCTCGTGGTGACGGCGGCGAGCTGCGTCCTCCTCCACGTGCTCGCGCGCCGGCTCGGCCTGCAGCTGTGGGCCGCAGGCCTGGCCACGGCGCTGTTCGGGCTGTCCCCGCTCGCCGTCGTCCTGCAGCGGGAGATCTTCCTCGACAACCTCGCCGTGATGTGGATGCTGCTGGCCTTCTGCCTCGCGGCCTCCCCCCGCCGGCACCTGTGGCACCACTTCGGCGCGGGCGTGGCCGCCGCCGTCGCCGTGCTGTCGAAGGAGACCATGCTGGTCGTCCTGCCCGCGCTGCTGGTGACCATGTGGCGGCACAGCCACCGCGACACCCGCAAGTTCGCGGTGACGGGCGCGATCACCGTGTGCGCGCTGATCGGCCTGGCGTACCCGCTGTTCGCGCTGCTCAACCACGAGCTGTTCCCCGGTCCCGGGCACGTCTCGCTCGTCGACGGCATCACGTACCAGATGAGCCGGGCCGGTTCGGGCTTCCTCCTCGACCCCTCGTCCGCCGCGCACGACGTGCTGGGCTCCTGGCTCTACTACGACCGGGTGCTGCCCGTCGGCGGCCTCGCCGCCGCCGTGGTGCTCCTGGCCTCCTTCCGCCGCTCCGTGACCGGCCGGGCGCTCGCCGGGCCCGCACTGGCCGTGCTGATCCTGGCGGCCGTGGCCATGCGCACCTCGGGCTACCTGCCCGCCATGTACATCATCCAGGCCCTGCCGTTCCTGTCCCTGGCCCTCGCCGGAGCGGCCGCGTCCGTGGGCTGCGCGCTGCTGCGCACCCGGCCCGGCTTCCGCCGGCGCTGGTACGCGGCGCGCTGGGCCGCGCTCGTCCTGCTCGCCGTGACGGCCGCCGCGTACGTGGTGCCGCGCTGGTACGACGGCAACCGCGCCGCCCTCACCACCGACGTCAACGGCCCCTACCGCGCCGCGAAGGCCTGGCTCGCCGACCGGGGCAACGTCCCCGACCCGGCCCGTACGCGCGTCCTCGCCGACGACGCGATCTGGCTCGACCTGGTGCACGCGGGCTACGCCCCGGGCACGGGCGCCATCTGGTTCTACAAGGCCGACCTGGACCCGGCCGTGAGCAGGACGCTGCCGCGGGGTTGGCAGGACCTGGACTACGTGGTCGCCTCGCCGACGGTGCGGCGGGACGCCTCCCATCTGCCGGTGGTCAAGGGGGCGTTGGAGCACTCGGAGGTGGTGGCGGCCTTCGGGCGCGGAGAGGACCGGATCGAGATCCGGCGGGTCGGGGTCGCGGCCGCCCGGGCGGGCACCTCGCCGGCCGGCACGTCACAGGCCGGGCCGCCGCCGACCGGGCCGCGGGTCGCGCTGCTGGAGGCCGCCCCGTGA
- a CDS encoding histidine triad nucleotide-binding protein, with translation MAGEPQADCLFCKIVKGEVPATVVKETETTLAFRDINPQAPVHVLVIPKVHYPDAASLAAAEPAITAEVLKTAGEVALQENGDKGFRIVFNTGAGAGQTVFHAHAHVLGGRGFNWPPG, from the coding sequence GTGGCGGGAGAACCGCAGGCCGACTGCCTGTTCTGCAAGATCGTCAAGGGGGAGGTGCCGGCGACGGTCGTCAAGGAGACGGAGACCACCCTCGCCTTCCGGGACATCAACCCCCAGGCACCCGTGCACGTCCTGGTCATCCCCAAGGTGCACTACCCGGACGCGGCCTCCCTCGCCGCGGCCGAGCCGGCGATCACCGCCGAGGTGCTGAAGACCGCGGGCGAGGTGGCTCTCCAGGAGAACGGGGACAAGGGCTTCCGCATCGTCTTCAACACCGGCGCCGGCGCCGGGCAGACCGTTTTCCACGCGCACGCCCACGTCCTCGGCGGCCGCGGCTTCAACTGGCCCCCCGGGTAG
- a CDS encoding HAD family acid phosphatase — protein MQLSLASKRARIAAAGAALAVGAGLYTAGAAGAEHSVPRTDKEIPNLTKVTDKIKAYYGDTVDKNGQHHASPDSNYAKQVADIEKKAKAQLEKVVKNQAGKNQAGRKGAAKPAIVLDLDDTTLLTYNYELQVGFHFTPESQDAYLKSTDMAPVFGMPQLVNWAQSKGITVFYVTGRGEHQRDWSVRNLKNAGYKPAADPAHFYLKNKKTPPAYLPCGAKCTTVEYKAGTRKHIESQGYRIVANFGDQYSDLQGGYAQHTYKLPNPMYFLP, from the coding sequence GTGCAGCTCAGCCTTGCGTCCAAGCGCGCCCGCATCGCCGCGGCCGGCGCCGCACTCGCCGTCGGCGCCGGCCTCTACACGGCCGGCGCGGCCGGCGCGGAGCACTCCGTGCCGCGCACGGACAAGGAGATCCCGAACCTCACCAAGGTGACGGACAAGATCAAGGCCTACTACGGCGACACGGTCGACAAGAACGGCCAGCACCACGCGTCGCCCGACAGCAACTACGCCAAGCAGGTCGCCGACATCGAGAAGAAGGCGAAGGCGCAGCTGGAGAAGGTCGTCAAGAACCAGGCAGGCAAGAATCAGGCCGGCAGGAAGGGCGCCGCCAAGCCCGCCATCGTCCTCGACCTCGACGACACGACCCTGCTCACCTACAACTACGAGCTCCAGGTCGGCTTCCACTTCACGCCCGAGTCCCAGGACGCGTACCTGAAGTCCACCGACATGGCCCCGGTCTTCGGCATGCCGCAGCTGGTCAACTGGGCGCAGTCCAAGGGCATCACGGTCTTCTACGTCACCGGCCGCGGCGAGCACCAGCGCGACTGGAGCGTGCGCAACCTCAAGAACGCCGGCTACAAGCCCGCCGCCGACCCCGCGCACTTCTACCTGAAGAACAAGAAGACGCCGCCGGCGTACCTGCCGTGCGGCGCCAAGTGCACCACCGTCGAGTACAAGGCGGGCACGCGCAAGCACATCGAGTCCCAGGGCTACCGCATCGTCGCCAACTTCGGCGACCAGTACAGCGACCTGCAGGGCGGGTACGCGCAGCACACGTACAAGCTGCCGAACCCGATGTATTTCCTGCCCTAG